The Christiangramia flava JLT2011 genome has a segment encoding these proteins:
- a CDS encoding PAS domain S-box protein: MERRQIVNNPSQKVWSKPLLAGAFTFLLVVIIGFIILWQRYQIMIETRQREMSGIINVVEQNIEQSLKYSYSAALSLALQINEDGEIEDFDHIASQLVDQNSNIDGIETVPGGIIDQVYPYEQNKAAIGYNILADSTRNAEAQIAIEEKKMFFAGPVELRQGGYSVIGRLPVFIKDQFWGFTAVLIDFNKILETSGIEQFSAGDYKFQFAKVNPETGEEDFLLDSIQLDHSYSEEVTLPEGDWKIYIVPDKPNHIFYSLLPVSVLVLLLGLAFAFLVYRFMKQPQVLEEQVRKKSGELAASELRFRTIFNQAAIGMVRVDSTTGMILETNKRFQELLGYTNEELQQMDYRMVSHPEDITDNTQLMSKLRENQLREYSLQKRLKRKDGKTIWIKLNVSPLWPPGEPATSHIALIEDISAQVKAKEKLEENEKRFRSLVENTNEIILIINRRGEVVYHSPSLKKVTGYDQLETFGNEILSFIHPVERSVMLKKLEESYYAEGVPFSEIIMRFKAQQGHYIWMSATLTNMLHEKNINGYVVNLRDISGKKEAELNLMKSYDFVMEQNKRLLNFAYIVSHNLRSHSSNFESILELYDLEDDQEERQNYINLLRDVSASLNQTLVDLNEVVSINTNLEIKAEEIQVREYTEKALAVLSLQIESMNAKIINEVPENMKVIFNPAYMESILLNFITNALRYSRPDTIPEVHISAEKEKDRWVLKVCDNGIGIDLEKHKDKVFGLYKTFTDRKDSRGVGLFITKNQVNAMGGEVGVESTLGEGTCFKVFFK; this comes from the coding sequence TGATCGAAACCCGCCAGCGCGAAATGTCCGGAATCATTAACGTGGTGGAGCAGAACATTGAGCAGTCTTTGAAATACAGTTATTCCGCAGCCCTTTCACTGGCACTTCAGATCAATGAAGATGGAGAGATCGAGGATTTTGATCATATCGCTTCCCAGCTCGTAGATCAGAATTCCAATATCGATGGGATCGAAACCGTTCCGGGCGGAATCATAGACCAGGTTTATCCTTACGAACAGAACAAGGCGGCAATCGGTTACAATATTCTGGCCGATAGTACCCGCAACGCAGAAGCGCAGATCGCCATTGAAGAAAAGAAGATGTTCTTTGCAGGTCCTGTTGAATTGCGCCAGGGTGGTTATAGCGTTATTGGCCGACTCCCGGTTTTTATCAAAGATCAGTTTTGGGGTTTCACCGCGGTTTTAATCGACTTTAACAAGATCCTGGAGACGTCAGGTATTGAACAGTTTTCAGCGGGAGACTATAAATTTCAATTTGCCAAGGTCAATCCGGAAACCGGGGAAGAAGATTTTCTGTTAGATTCTATCCAACTCGACCATTCCTATTCAGAAGAAGTCACTCTTCCCGAGGGAGATTGGAAAATATATATCGTCCCGGATAAGCCAAATCACATTTTTTATAGCCTGTTGCCGGTTTCGGTTTTAGTGTTGCTGCTGGGGCTGGCTTTTGCTTTTTTGGTTTACCGATTCATGAAGCAGCCGCAGGTACTGGAAGAACAGGTTCGGAAGAAAAGTGGGGAACTCGCGGCAAGCGAACTGCGTTTTAGAACCATTTTTAATCAGGCTGCCATCGGGATGGTGCGGGTAGATTCCACCACCGGAATGATACTGGAAACCAATAAACGTTTCCAGGAATTGCTGGGGTATACGAACGAGGAGCTTCAGCAAATGGATTATCGCATGGTTTCTCATCCTGAGGATATTACTGATAATACGCAGCTCATGTCTAAGCTTCGGGAAAATCAACTTCGGGAATACAGTCTTCAGAAGCGGTTGAAACGAAAAGATGGAAAGACCATCTGGATCAAGCTGAATGTCTCTCCGCTTTGGCCCCCGGGAGAACCGGCTACTTCACATATTGCGCTGATTGAAGACATTTCTGCCCAGGTAAAGGCTAAGGAGAAATTAGAGGAAAACGAGAAACGCTTCCGTTCGCTGGTAGAAAATACCAATGAGATTATCCTGATTATCAACAGGCGTGGCGAGGTGGTCTATCATTCACCTTCCCTGAAAAAAGTGACGGGTTACGACCAGCTGGAAACTTTCGGAAATGAAATCCTATCTTTTATTCACCCGGTGGAACGATCGGTAATGCTCAAGAAATTAGAAGAATCTTATTATGCTGAAGGGGTTCCTTTTTCAGAGATCATTATGCGTTTCAAGGCGCAGCAGGGGCATTACATTTGGATGAGCGCGACGCTCACGAACATGCTGCACGAAAAGAATATCAATGGCTACGTCGTGAACCTTCGCGATATTTCTGGAAAGAAGGAGGCGGAACTCAACCTGATGAAATCCTACGATTTTGTCATGGAGCAGAATAAAAGGCTGCTGAACTTTGCCTACATTGTTTCTCATAACCTGCGCTCCCATTCCAGCAATTTTGAGTCTATTTTAGAGTTATATGACCTGGAAGACGACCAGGAAGAAAGACAAAATTATATCAATTTACTTCGGGACGTTTCGGCAAGTTTGAATCAGACGCTGGTAGATCTTAACGAGGTGGTTTCCATTAACACCAATCTGGAGATCAAAGCAGAAGAGATACAGGTTCGGGAATATACGGAAAAAGCCCTGGCGGTCTTGAGTTTGCAGATCGAATCGATGAATGCTAAGATCATCAATGAGGTGCCGGAAAATATGAAGGTGATTTTCAACCCGGCTTATATGGAAAGCATTTTGCTGAATTTTATCACGAATGCTCTTCGGTATAGCAGGCCAGATACAATTCCGGAAGTTCATATTTCCGCGGAAAAGGAAAAAGATCGCTGGGTGCTGAAGGTTTGCGATAACGGGATTGGGATTGACCTGGAAAAGCATAAGGACAAAGTTTTCGGTCTTTATAAAACTTTTACCGATCGGAAGGACAGCCGTGGTGTTGGACTGTTCATCACTAAAAACCAGGTAAACGCGATGGGCGGTGAGGTAGGAGTGGAAAGTACACTCGGGGAAGGCACCTGTTTTAAAGTATTTTTTAAATGA
- a CDS encoding response regulator produces the protein MKKSVCIIDDDEIYQKIVSKMVERSGSFSEAKYFTQSIQALDYLKNEGSLTEIVLLDINMPQMDGWQLLREISENQPAIFQQTSIYIVSSSIAESDREKAKMFPALKGFITKPITISKLKEVAENKA, from the coding sequence ATGAAAAAATCGGTTTGCATTATAGACGATGACGAAATCTACCAGAAGATCGTATCGAAAATGGTGGAGCGCTCGGGATCTTTTTCAGAAGCGAAATACTTTACTCAATCTATCCAGGCCTTGGATTATCTGAAAAATGAAGGTTCACTAACCGAGATCGTTCTTCTGGATATCAATATGCCGCAGATGGACGGCTGGCAGCTATTGCGCGAAATTAGCGAGAATCAGCCGGCTATTTTTCAGCAGACCAGTATTTATATCGTTTCTTCCTCGATTGCTGAAAGTGACCGGGAGAAAGCTAAAATGTTCCCAGCCTTAAAAGGTTTTATCACCAAACCTATTACGATTTCAAAGTTGAAAGAGGTTGCTGAAAATAAAGCATAA
- a CDS encoding metallophosphoesterase, whose product MRLVCLSDTHNLHENLVIPEGDVLIHAGDCTDGGTERETRHFLDWFTAQPHPVKILVPGNHDFYFEKEMISGHPDLYLLIDEELVINKVKFWGSPYIPGQENWAFTKERGKAIRQHWNQIPPDTDVLITHTPAYGILDEIRSGSKLGCEELVYRIGQIKPAYHLFGHIHHAAGSAFLQGTRHFNLSILDERFRIMHSPRVINVDFAK is encoded by the coding sequence ATGCGCCTTGTTTGCCTTTCAGACACTCACAACCTCCACGAGAATCTGGTGATTCCGGAAGGCGATGTGTTAATCCATGCCGGCGATTGCACCGACGGGGGAACCGAACGGGAAACCCGGCATTTCCTGGACTGGTTTACGGCTCAACCCCATCCTGTAAAAATTTTGGTTCCGGGAAATCATGATTTCTATTTTGAAAAGGAGATGATCTCTGGTCACCCGGATCTTTATTTACTGATCGATGAAGAGCTTGTTATTAATAAAGTGAAATTTTGGGGATCACCTTATATACCCGGTCAGGAAAACTGGGCTTTTACCAAAGAAAGAGGTAAAGCCATCAGGCAGCACTGGAACCAAATCCCGCCTGATACTGATGTGCTGATCACCCATACTCCCGCTTATGGCATTCTGGATGAAATTAGAAGTGGCAGTAAATTGGGTTGTGAAGAACTGGTGTATCGCATCGGGCAGATCAAACCAGCCTATCATCTTTTCGGGCATATTCATCATGCCGCCGGAAGTGCTTTTTTACAGGGCACCCGGCATTTCAACCTTTCCATTCTGGATGAAAGATTTAGAATAATGCATTCTCCTAGGGTCATAAATGTGGATTTCGCAAAATAA
- a CDS encoding universal stress protein: MKNILVPTDFSPQAENALRVAAQLARKHQSEIYLLHMLELPMQLIDPIQGESHNLPEALFFMKLAHQHFAKIMAKPFLNGIKVHETVEFHRAFDGIMDISQEKNCDLIVMGSHGISGLREMFIGSNTEKVVRYSEIPVLVIKNDIPEFKVENFIFATDANPENVHTLFKAEEFAKTIQAKLHLLFVNTPNNFLTSENALENLKDFTSRSKHPHEIHIYNDVSVEKGILNFAARMDAGLIGISTHGRKGLAHFFNGSISEDLVNHANRPVVTFKI; the protein is encoded by the coding sequence ATGAAAAACATTTTAGTTCCAACCGATTTCAGCCCTCAGGCCGAAAATGCTTTGCGCGTGGCTGCACAACTTGCGCGCAAACACCAGAGTGAAATTTACCTGCTTCACATGCTTGAACTTCCCATGCAGCTTATAGATCCTATCCAGGGTGAAAGTCATAACCTGCCGGAAGCTCTTTTCTTTATGAAACTCGCCCACCAGCACTTTGCAAAAATTATGGCCAAACCATTCCTGAATGGCATCAAAGTGCATGAAACCGTTGAATTTCATCGCGCTTTTGACGGAATCATGGACATCAGCCAGGAGAAAAACTGTGACCTTATTGTTATGGGTTCTCACGGTATTAGTGGTCTTCGCGAAATGTTCATCGGCTCCAACACCGAGAAAGTAGTGAGATATTCTGAAATTCCTGTGCTGGTTATCAAGAATGACATTCCGGAATTTAAGGTTGAGAATTTCATTTTTGCGACCGATGCCAATCCTGAAAACGTTCACACACTTTTTAAAGCCGAAGAATTCGCTAAAACCATTCAAGCGAAACTGCATCTCCTATTCGTGAATACCCCCAATAATTTCCTCACCAGTGAAAATGCCCTGGAAAACCTGAAAGATTTCACCAGTCGCAGCAAACACCCGCATGAAATTCATATATATAATGACGTGAGCGTGGAAAAAGGTATTCTGAATTTTGCCGCGCGCATGGATGCCGGACTTATTGGGATCAGTACGCATGGCCGGAAAGGCCTTGCGCATTTCTTCAATGGCAGCATTAGTGAAGATCTGGTCAACCACGCCAACCGGCCAGTGGTCACTTTCAAGATCTAA
- the rimP gene encoding ribosome assembly cofactor RimP, with protein MLKEKVEKLAEKVFEENKSLFLISLDVNDNNNIKLVLDGDEGVSVNDCIMVSRAIEHNLDRDEEDFSLEVTSAGVSEPLSMARQYKKNIGRKLKVTTAQEKYEGTLDEANDEQIKLSWKAREPKPVGKGKITVQKEVVLPYSDILEAKVKITF; from the coding sequence ATGCTGAAGGAGAAAGTAGAAAAACTTGCGGAAAAGGTATTTGAAGAGAATAAATCCTTATTTTTAATCAGCCTTGATGTGAACGACAATAACAATATCAAGCTGGTGTTGGATGGGGATGAAGGAGTTTCTGTGAACGATTGCATCATGGTAAGTAGAGCCATAGAGCACAATCTGGACAGGGATGAAGAAGATTTTTCTCTCGAAGTAACCTCTGCCGGGGTGTCGGAACCTCTTTCCATGGCGAGGCAGTATAAAAAGAATATAGGCCGCAAATTAAAAGTCACGACCGCTCAGGAAAAATATGAGGGTACACTTGACGAGGCTAATGATGAACAGATCAAATTATCCTGGAAAGCCAGGGAGCCCAAGCCGGTAGGTAAAGGGAAGATCACGGTGCAGAAGGAGGTTGTATTGCCTTATTCTGATATTCTGGAAGCAAAAGTTAAAATAACATTTTAA
- the nusA gene encoding transcription termination factor NusA yields MENIALIESFSEFKDDKLIDRVTLMAILEDVFRNALKKKYGEDDNFDIIVNPDKGDLEIWRNRIVVADGEVEDPNREISLTQARKIEPDFEVGEDVSEEVKLVDLGRRAILALRQNLISKIHEHDNTNIYKQFKELEGEIYTAEVHHIRHRAIILLDDEGNEIVLPKDRQIPSDFFRKGENVRGIIESVELKGNKPTIIMSRTAPAFLEKLFEQEIPEVFDGLITIKKVVRVPGEKAKVAVDSYDDRIDPVGACVGMKGSRIHSIVRELGNENIDVINFTNNDQLFITRALSPAKITSMKLDEEAKTAEVMLKPEEVSKAIGRGGHNIRLAGQLTGYEIDVYREGVEEDVELKEFADEIEDWVIVEFSKIGLDTAKSILEQDVEDLVRRTDLEEETVREVMAVLRAEFEE; encoded by the coding sequence ATGGAAAATATCGCGTTGATTGAGTCATTCTCTGAGTTTAAGGATGATAAATTAATAGATCGGGTAACGCTGATGGCGATTCTTGAGGATGTTTTTAGAAATGCTTTAAAGAAAAAGTATGGAGAAGACGATAATTTTGATATTATTGTAAACCCAGATAAGGGTGACCTTGAGATTTGGAGAAACAGGATCGTAGTGGCAGATGGTGAAGTGGAGGATCCTAACAGGGAAATTTCCCTGACTCAGGCAAGAAAGATCGAGCCCGATTTTGAAGTGGGTGAAGATGTTTCTGAAGAAGTAAAGCTGGTCGATCTTGGAAGGCGTGCGATTCTTGCGCTGCGCCAGAACCTGATATCCAAGATCCACGAGCATGACAACACGAATATTTACAAGCAGTTTAAAGAACTTGAAGGAGAGATTTATACTGCAGAAGTTCATCATATCAGGCACAGAGCGATCATTCTTTTAGATGATGAAGGAAATGAGATCGTGCTTCCAAAAGACCGCCAGATTCCTTCAGATTTCTTCCGAAAAGGAGAAAATGTAAGGGGAATCATAGAAAGCGTCGAATTAAAAGGTAACAAGCCAACCATTATTATGTCCAGAACGGCTCCGGCCTTCCTTGAGAAACTATTCGAACAGGAAATCCCGGAAGTCTTTGATGGACTTATTACTATTAAGAAAGTTGTGCGCGTTCCTGGTGAAAAAGCGAAAGTAGCAGTAGACTCTTACGACGATCGTATCGATCCGGTTGGAGCCTGTGTGGGAATGAAAGGTTCACGTATCCATAGTATCGTTCGCGAGCTTGGAAATGAGAACATCGATGTGATCAATTTCACCAATAATGACCAGTTATTCATCACCAGGGCCTTGAGTCCTGCGAAGATCACTTCCATGAAACTGGATGAAGAAGCAAAAACTGCTGAGGTGATGTTAAAGCCGGAAGAGGTTTCCAAGGCGATTGGTCGTGGAGGGCATAACATCAGGCTTGCCGGGCAGTTGACCGGTTACGAGATCGATGTGTACCGTGAAGGAGTAGAAGAAGATGTAGAGTTGAAAGAGTTTGCTGACGAGATCGAAGACTGGGTAATTGTGGAATTTTCGAAAATTGGTCTGGATACTGCAAAGAGTATTCTGGAGCAGGATGTAGAAGACCTGGTACGCCGAACTGATCTTGAAGAGGAAACTGTGCGTGAAGTAATGGCAGTACTTCGTGCAGAATTTGAAGAATAA
- the infB gene encoding translation initiation factor IF-2, with protein sequence MAEAKTMRLNKVLREFNISLDRAVEYLNSKGYEIDARPTTKISGEIYEVLSDEFQTDKSKKVASKEVGEERKKEKEELRKEIEEKRKAEEVKKEDDPVASRTKLEGLKPVGKIDLDKNSGQKPKVEEPEAKQEEPVKQEAKQPKEPKEQKEEKPAEVKEEPKPEKPAAQKPEPPKEDKKPEKKEGKAPEKAQEKVEEKPAEESNRIETKYTKLDGPNFTGKKIDLSQFQKPKKKDDKKSEDDKKDKRKKRRRRISKDVKGGGGNNNQRGNNKGGKRRSKPITKEEPTEEEVQKQVRETLEKLQGKSSKGKGAKYRREKRDQHRQRSEQEYAKQESEEKILKVTEFVTVSEVATMMDVPVTKVISACMSLGMMVTMNQRLDAETLSIVAEEFGYEVEFTTADVEDEKEEVVENPEDLKPRAPIVTVMGHVDHGKTSLLDYIREENVIAGESGGITQHIGAYGVQLSSGQKITFLDTPGHEAFTAMRARGAQVTDIAIIVIAADDDVMPQTKEAISHAQAAGVPIVFAINKSDLPTANPEKIKEKLAAMNLLVEDWGGKIQSHDISAKTGNGVKELLEKVLLEAELLDLKANPDKLSNGTVVEAYLDRGRGYVATILVQGGTLKIGDYVLAGRHSGKIKAMHDERGHEVKEAGPSTPVSILGLDGAPQAGDSFKVMEDEREAKDIAARRTQLQREQNVRTQRHITLDEIGRRIALGDFKELNIILKGDVDGSVEALTDSFQKLSTEEIQVNIIHKGVGAITESDVLLASASDAIIIGFNVRPQGNARQVADKEEIDIRTYSIIYDAINDLKDAMEGMLSPELKEEITGTAEIRETFKISKIGTIAGCMVTSGTIYRSAGVRLIRDGVVVYTGELASLKRFKDDVKEVKKGYDCGMQVKNYNDIRVDDVIEAFREVEVKKTLK encoded by the coding sequence ATGGCAGAAGCAAAAACAATGCGATTAAATAAAGTTCTACGTGAGTTCAATATCTCGTTAGACCGGGCAGTGGAATATCTTAATTCCAAGGGCTATGAGATCGACGCACGTCCTACTACAAAAATCTCGGGAGAAATCTACGAGGTGCTTTCTGATGAATTCCAAACCGATAAGAGCAAAAAAGTAGCTTCAAAAGAAGTTGGTGAGGAGCGCAAGAAGGAAAAAGAAGAGTTGCGGAAGGAAATTGAAGAGAAGCGTAAAGCTGAGGAGGTGAAGAAGGAAGATGATCCCGTAGCTTCCCGTACCAAACTGGAAGGTCTTAAGCCGGTTGGAAAGATCGATCTTGACAAAAATTCTGGTCAGAAACCAAAAGTGGAAGAGCCGGAAGCTAAACAGGAAGAGCCTGTGAAACAAGAAGCGAAACAGCCGAAAGAGCCAAAAGAACAGAAAGAAGAAAAGCCTGCCGAAGTGAAGGAGGAGCCAAAACCGGAAAAACCTGCTGCCCAGAAACCGGAACCTCCGAAAGAAGATAAAAAGCCTGAAAAGAAAGAAGGGAAAGCGCCTGAAAAGGCACAAGAAAAGGTTGAAGAAAAGCCCGCTGAAGAGTCTAATCGTATTGAAACCAAATACACTAAGCTCGACGGGCCGAACTTTACCGGTAAGAAAATTGACCTCTCTCAGTTTCAGAAACCTAAGAAAAAAGACGATAAAAAGTCTGAAGACGATAAGAAAGACAAGCGCAAAAAACGCCGTCGTCGCATCAGTAAAGATGTGAAAGGCGGGGGTGGTAATAACAACCAGCGCGGAAATAATAAAGGCGGAAAAAGAAGATCCAAACCAATTACCAAGGAGGAGCCTACTGAAGAAGAAGTACAAAAACAAGTGCGTGAAACACTTGAGAAACTTCAGGGTAAATCAAGTAAAGGAAAAGGAGCGAAGTACCGTCGTGAGAAAAGGGATCAGCACCGTCAGCGTTCCGAGCAGGAATATGCCAAGCAGGAATCTGAAGAAAAGATCCTTAAAGTTACCGAATTTGTAACAGTAAGTGAGGTGGCTACCATGATGGATGTTCCGGTGACCAAGGTGATCTCAGCCTGTATGTCTCTCGGGATGATGGTAACGATGAACCAGCGTCTGGATGCAGAAACCTTAAGTATTGTTGCGGAAGAATTTGGCTACGAGGTAGAATTCACTACTGCTGATGTAGAAGATGAAAAAGAAGAAGTAGTTGAAAATCCTGAAGATCTTAAGCCAAGAGCGCCGATCGTTACCGTTATGGGTCACGTTGACCACGGTAAAACTTCCTTGCTGGATTACATTCGTGAAGAAAATGTGATCGCCGGTGAAAGTGGTGGAATTACTCAGCACATCGGGGCGTACGGAGTGCAGCTTTCAAGCGGACAAAAAATAACCTTCCTGGATACTCCTGGTCACGAGGCCTTTACGGCGATGCGTGCCCGTGGTGCTCAGGTTACTGATATTGCAATTATTGTTATTGCGGCAGATGACGACGTAATGCCTCAAACAAAAGAGGCTATTTCTCACGCTCAGGCGGCTGGAGTACCGATCGTTTTTGCGATCAACAAATCTGATCTTCCAACGGCGAATCCTGAAAAGATCAAGGAAAAGCTTGCTGCTATGAATCTTCTTGTGGAAGATTGGGGAGGAAAGATTCAGTCGCATGATATTTCGGCAAAAACCGGTAACGGTGTGAAAGAACTGCTTGAAAAAGTACTTCTGGAGGCTGAATTATTAGACCTGAAAGCGAACCCGGATAAATTATCTAATGGTACAGTCGTAGAAGCGTATCTTGACCGCGGTCGTGGATATGTTGCAACGATCCTGGTTCAGGGTGGAACCCTGAAAATTGGGGATTACGTACTGGCAGGTCGTCACAGCGGTAAGATCAAGGCGATGCATGATGAGCGTGGTCACGAAGTGAAGGAAGCTGGGCCGTCAACCCCGGTTTCAATCCTGGGTCTGGATGGTGCGCCTCAGGCTGGTGACAGTTTCAAGGTGATGGAAGATGAAAGAGAAGCTAAAGATATCGCTGCAAGAAGAACACAATTACAACGTGAGCAGAATGTGCGTACGCAACGTCACATTACGCTTGATGAAATTGGTAGACGTATCGCTCTTGGAGACTTTAAAGAATTGAACATTATCCTGAAAGGGGATGTGGATGGTTCTGTGGAAGCGCTTACAGATAGTTTCCAGAAACTTTCTACGGAAGAGATTCAGGTGAATATTATCCATAAAGGAGTGGGTGCCATTACGGAAAGTGATGTGTTGCTGGCTTCTGCTTCCGATGCGATCATTATCGGGTTCAACGTTCGTCCGCAAGGAAATGCGAGACAGGTAGCTGATAAAGAAGAAATCGATATCAGAACCTATTCGATCATCTATGATGCGATCAATGACCTGAAAGATGCGATGGAAGGAATGCTTTCTCCGGAATTGAAAGAAGAGATTACCGGTACAGCTGAAATTCGTGAGACCTTCAAAATTTCGAAGATTGGTACCATTGCAGGTTGTATGGTAACTTCCGGAACTATCTACCGCAGTGCCGGTGTAAGGTTGATTCGCGACGGAGTGGTGGTGTATACTGGTGAACTTGCTTCATTGAAACGTTTTAAAGACGATGTGAAAGAGGTGAAGAAAGGTTACGATTGCGGTATGCAGGTTAAGAATTATAACGACATCAGGGTTGATGATGTGATTGAAGCCTTTAGAGAGGTGGAGGTTAAAAAGACTCTGAAATAA
- a CDS encoding SPOR domain-containing protein, whose translation MKKIKLYQLALYLFLMLFFVQKSQAQQGNVNIKQSEKIETLMEVKKELNEDGKIGDRYVIQLFYGDNGEANDILQKYRTSYSYPSRITYEAPNYKVWIGNFRNRMEADRALLKIKENFPSAFIPKPQRR comes from the coding sequence ATGAAAAAAATCAAATTATACCAACTCGCATTATACCTGTTTCTTATGTTGTTTTTCGTGCAGAAAAGCCAGGCGCAACAAGGAAATGTTAACATAAAACAAAGTGAAAAAATAGAGACCTTGATGGAGGTCAAAAAAGAACTGAATGAAGACGGGAAAATTGGCGATCGTTACGTAATCCAGCTTTTTTACGGCGATAATGGTGAAGCCAACGATATCTTGCAAAAATATCGAACCTCCTACAGCTATCCTTCCCGCATCACTTACGAAGCACCTAATTATAAGGTTTGGATAGGCAACTTCAGAAATAGAATGGAAGCAGATCGCGCACTTTTAAAGATCAAGGAGAATTTTCCTTCAGCTTTTATTCCTAAACCTCAACGACGATAA
- a CDS encoding c-type cytochrome, which translates to MKKVNYRHSTSRQLLFCVAFLFSFTFFGFAQEQAADSSATEQSGGGDAAAASSSDALGDAAAGKELFNTLCASCHKPYSESIGPALNGVTSRRSIDWIHSWVHNSSALIASGDAEAKAIFEEYNQTQMPAFPQLSNDDINNILAYVEQPKPEPKAAAAGAASGEQGGGSGGGVSVNVILGILVFVLVVLLVVLFLVNKTLRNFADASGIVLPQKEQRKPIWKAFVENQFLLVVTTIFVLLSVGYFAYGFLMQVGIDQGYQPIQPIHYSHRIHAGDNQIECKYCHSSARVSKHSGIPSLNVCMNCHKAISEVAPETATEEYSKEYYDKEIAKLYDAVGWDPATRTYSGEEKPVKWVKIHNLPDFVYFNHSQHVSVAGVECQHCHGQIQEMEIVHQEAPLTMGWCINCHRETNVKMEGNEYYEKIHEELSKKYGVEELTAAQMGGIECGKCHY; encoded by the coding sequence ATGAAAAAGGTGAATTACCGCCATTCAACTTCGCGACAACTACTTTTCTGTGTAGCATTTTTGTTTTCGTTTACTTTTTTTGGGTTCGCTCAAGAGCAGGCTGCTGATAGTTCTGCGACCGAGCAATCTGGAGGAGGTGATGCTGCTGCCGCTTCTTCTTCTGATGCTTTAGGAGATGCTGCTGCTGGAAAGGAATTATTCAATACGCTATGTGCTTCATGTCACAAGCCGTATTCAGAAAGTATTGGTCCCGCTTTAAATGGTGTGACGAGCAGGCGCAGTATCGACTGGATCCATTCATGGGTGCACAATTCTTCAGCTTTGATTGCTTCTGGTGATGCGGAGGCAAAAGCTATTTTTGAAGAGTATAATCAAACTCAAATGCCGGCATTCCCGCAATTGAGCAATGATGATATCAATAATATTCTTGCTTATGTAGAGCAGCCAAAACCTGAGCCTAAAGCTGCAGCCGCTGGCGCTGCTTCTGGTGAACAGGGTGGAGGTTCTGGAGGTGGAGTTTCTGTGAACGTGATCCTGGGGATTCTTGTTTTTGTTTTAGTGGTGTTGTTGGTGGTGTTGTTCCTGGTGAACAAAACCCTTCGTAATTTCGCTGATGCTTCCGGGATTGTGCTTCCGCAAAAAGAGCAAAGAAAGCCAATCTGGAAAGCCTTTGTGGAGAATCAGTTTTTATTGGTTGTCACTACAATCTTTGTGTTGTTGTCGGTAGGTTATTTCGCTTACGGATTTTTGATGCAGGTTGGGATCGATCAAGGATATCAGCCAATTCAGCCAATTCACTATTCTCACAGAATTCACGCTGGTGATAACCAGATCGAGTGTAAGTACTGCCACTCTTCTGCCAGGGTTTCCAAGCATTCTGGGATTCCTTCGTTGAATGTTTGTATGAACTGTCACAAGGCAATTTCTGAAGTAGCGCCTGAAACAGCTACGGAAGAGTATTCAAAAGAATATTACGATAAAGAGATCGCAAAATTATATGATGCCGTAGGTTGGGATCCTGCAACCAGAACCTATTCCGGGGAAGAAAAGCCGGTTAAGTGGGTGAAGATCCATAACCTGCCAGACTTTGTGTATTTTAACCATTCTCAGCACGTAAGTGTTGCCGGGGTTGAATGTCAGCACTGTCACGGGCAGATCCAGGAAATGGAAATAGTGCATCAGGAAGCTCCTTTAACAATGGGGTGGTGTATCAATTGTCACCGTGAAACCAACGTTAAGATGGAAGGTAATGAGTATTACGAAAAGATCCATGAGGAGTTGTCTAAGAAATATGGTGTGGAAGAACTTACCGCCGCACAGATGGGTGGAATCGAATGTGGTAAGTGTCACTACTAA